In Sodalis ligni, a single genomic region encodes these proteins:
- a CDS encoding lactate utilization protein B encodes MKAIDHVKGSREFLASEKHQTFLDQRLWTLRQLRDAQMKAHPEWQQLRDLASQIKEHTLTHLDFYLEMFERNALANGVNVHWAKDAAAHNRIVHEILRTHGVKTLVKSKSMLTEECDMRPYLAARGIDVIETDLGERIQQLDNEMPSHIVVPAVHKLSIDVARVFADTLGTDPDNADPHYLAGQQRDKTRPYILRAEAGMTGCNFAVAETGAVTVCTNEGNADLSANVPNLHLVSIGIEKMVPATADLGVFIRLLSRSALGSPITQYTSHFRAPRRGGEMHYILVDNGRSARLAMEDFWYSLKCIRCSACMNTCPVYRRSGGISYGAVYSGPIGAIINPTMDLKKYSTLPFASTLNGSCTQVCPVKINIHEQIFKWREIVARNNELPFAKKSAMKAAGKILASPALYRAVVDTANAVVPKLPRILLYHPLNAWGEAREIPTSPRQSFHRWYLEHRRPIDKDKKP; translated from the coding sequence ATGAAAGCGATTGACCACGTTAAAGGCTCGCGGGAATTCCTGGCCAGCGAAAAGCACCAGACCTTCCTCGATCAACGGCTCTGGACCCTGCGCCAGCTGCGCGACGCCCAGATGAAGGCCCATCCGGAATGGCAGCAACTGCGCGATCTCGCCTCGCAAATCAAGGAACATACCCTCACCCACCTCGATTTCTATCTGGAGATGTTCGAACGCAATGCCCTGGCCAACGGCGTTAACGTCCACTGGGCCAAGGATGCGGCGGCGCATAACCGTATCGTCCATGAAATCCTCCGGACCCACGGGGTAAAAACCCTGGTGAAAAGCAAATCGATGCTGACGGAGGAGTGCGATATGCGCCCTTACCTGGCGGCGCGAGGCATTGATGTCATCGAAACCGATTTGGGGGAGCGCATCCAGCAGTTGGATAATGAGATGCCCAGCCATATCGTGGTGCCGGCGGTGCATAAGCTCTCCATCGACGTGGCCCGGGTGTTCGCCGATACCCTGGGCACCGATCCGGACAATGCCGATCCGCACTATCTCGCCGGGCAGCAGCGGGATAAAACCCGCCCGTACATTCTGCGGGCCGAGGCGGGCATGACCGGCTGCAACTTTGCCGTCGCCGAAACCGGCGCCGTCACCGTCTGCACCAATGAAGGCAATGCGGATTTGAGCGCTAACGTGCCGAACCTGCACCTGGTGTCCATCGGCATTGAAAAAATGGTGCCCGCCACGGCGGATCTGGGGGTGTTTATCCGCTTACTGTCCCGTAGCGCCCTCGGTTCGCCCATTACCCAATACACCTCCCATTTCCGCGCACCGCGCCGTGGAGGCGAGATGCATTACATCCTGGTGGATAACGGCCGCAGCGCGCGGCTGGCCATGGAGGATTTCTGGTATTCGCTGAAATGCATCCGCTGCAGCGCCTGCATGAATACCTGCCCGGTCTACCGGCGCAGCGGCGGCATCAGCTATGGTGCCGTCTATTCCGGCCCCATCGGCGCCATCATCAACCCCACCATGGATCTGAAAAAATACAGTACCCTGCCGTTCGCCTCGACGCTTAACGGCAGCTGTACCCAGGTCTGCCCGGTGAAAATCAATATTCACGAGCAGATTTTCAAATGGCGCGAGATAGTCGCCCGCAATAACGAGCTACCCTTTGCCAAAAAAAGCGCCATGAAAGCCGCCGGCAAGATACTCGCCAGTCCCGCCCTGTACCGGGCAGTAGTGGACACCGCCAACGCCGTAGTGCCTAAACTGCCGCGTATTCTGCTTTATCATCCCCTGAACGCCTGGGGCGAGGCCCGGGAAATACCGACATCGCCGCGCCAGAGCTTTCACCGCTGGTACCTGGAGCACCGACGCCCCATCGACAAGGATAAAAAGCCATGA
- a CDS encoding (Fe-S)-binding protein, giving the protein MKIALFIPCFIDAYFPEVGIATLELLERLDCEVDYPLTQTCCGQPMSNSGCQRDAAGCEALFVRNFSGYDHIVAPSASCVHHVREHLDAIEQTDDVRRVRRNTYELVDFLHDVLQVKAFPWAAFPHKVGLHNSCTALRSLGHASVSEVDEPPFSKPLALLSAVKDIQFAHPRRPDECCGFGGTFSVTEAPVSAKMGYDKVNDHKDAGAEYIVSADMSCLMHQKGCAQRMGAEVKFMHIAQILNGAHA; this is encoded by the coding sequence ATGAAAATCGCCTTGTTTATTCCTTGCTTTATCGATGCCTATTTTCCCGAGGTGGGCATCGCCACGCTGGAGCTGCTGGAACGCCTGGACTGTGAGGTGGATTATCCCCTGACCCAAACCTGCTGCGGCCAGCCCATGTCCAACAGCGGCTGCCAGCGTGACGCCGCGGGCTGCGAGGCCCTGTTCGTGCGTAACTTCAGCGGCTACGATCATATCGTGGCCCCCTCCGCCAGCTGTGTCCATCATGTGCGCGAACATCTGGACGCCATCGAACAAACCGACGACGTGCGGCGGGTGCGCCGCAACACCTATGAGCTGGTGGATTTTCTGCATGATGTCCTGCAGGTCAAGGCATTCCCCTGGGCGGCGTTTCCCCATAAGGTCGGCCTGCACAATAGCTGTACCGCCCTGCGCTCCCTGGGCCACGCTTCGGTATCGGAAGTTGACGAACCGCCGTTTTCAAAGCCCCTGGCCCTCTTGAGCGCGGTAAAGGATATTCAGTTCGCCCACCCCCGCCGCCCGGACGAATGCTGCGGTTTCGGCGGTACCTTCAGCGTAACCGAAGCGCCGGTATCGGCCAAGATGGGGTATGACAAAGTCAACGATCATAAAGACGCCGGCGCCGAATACATCGTTTCGGCGGATATGTCCTGCCTGATGCACCAGAAGGGCTGCGCGCAGCGTATGGGGGCGGAGGTTAAATTTATGCATATCGCCCAAATCCTCAATGGCGCCCATGCCTGA
- the aldA gene encoding aldehyde dehydrogenase, with protein MTIKQQQIYINGEFISNPGNKWIDVINPSTEEVISQVPDAGIEEVRKAIDAAEAAQNDWEELPAQERGQWLHKIAAGIRQREEELTAIIVAEGGKTQGLANTEVLFTADYLDYMAEWARRYEGEIVQSDRRNEHILVFKKAIGVTTGILPWNFPFFLIARKAAPALVTGNTIVVKPSQLTPNNAIAFAEIVHGVGLPKGVFNLVTGRGSVVGQELAANPKVGMVSLTGSVAAGEQTMAAAAKNITKVSLELGGKAPAIVMADADLDLAVKSIVDSRIINTGQVCNCAERVYVQEEIKDAFISRLTAAFKQVKYGDPAKEKQLDMGPLIEAAALQSVQEKVDKAVSQGAKVVLGGKRAEGKGYFFQPTLLVDVQQEMDIMHEETFGPVLPVTTFRTLSEAIAMANDCEFGLTSSIYTTDLNNAMVAMKKLKFGETYINRENFEAMQGFHAGWRKSGIGGADGRHGLEEYLQTHVVYLQYQA; from the coding sequence ATGACCATAAAACAGCAACAAATTTATATAAACGGTGAATTCATTTCCAACCCCGGTAACAAATGGATTGATGTGATCAATCCTTCCACCGAGGAAGTTATTTCGCAGGTCCCCGATGCCGGCATCGAGGAAGTCCGTAAAGCTATTGACGCCGCCGAGGCGGCGCAGAATGACTGGGAAGAGTTGCCGGCCCAGGAACGAGGCCAGTGGCTGCATAAAATCGCCGCCGGCATCCGCCAAAGGGAAGAGGAGCTGACCGCCATTATCGTCGCCGAGGGCGGTAAAACCCAGGGGCTGGCCAATACCGAAGTGCTGTTCACCGCCGATTACCTTGATTACATGGCAGAGTGGGCGCGGCGCTACGAAGGGGAAATCGTGCAAAGCGACCGGCGCAATGAACATATCCTGGTGTTCAAAAAAGCCATCGGCGTCACCACCGGCATCCTGCCCTGGAACTTCCCTTTCTTCCTCATAGCCCGTAAGGCGGCGCCGGCGCTGGTCACCGGGAATACCATTGTCGTCAAACCCAGCCAGCTGACGCCCAACAACGCCATCGCCTTTGCCGAGATCGTCCATGGGGTGGGGTTGCCTAAGGGGGTCTTCAATCTGGTGACCGGCCGTGGATCTGTCGTGGGCCAGGAGCTGGCGGCCAATCCCAAAGTCGGCATGGTCAGCCTGACCGGCAGCGTGGCGGCCGGGGAACAAACCATGGCGGCCGCCGCCAAAAATATCACCAAAGTGTCGCTGGAGCTGGGAGGCAAAGCACCCGCCATCGTGATGGCCGATGCGGATTTGGACCTGGCGGTGAAAAGCATTGTCGACTCCCGCATCATTAACACCGGCCAGGTCTGTAACTGCGCGGAACGGGTCTATGTGCAGGAAGAGATAAAAGACGCATTTATTTCCCGGCTGACCGCGGCCTTTAAACAGGTTAAGTATGGCGATCCGGCGAAAGAAAAACAGCTGGATATGGGACCGCTGATTGAAGCCGCCGCGCTGCAAAGCGTGCAGGAAAAGGTGGATAAAGCGGTTTCCCAGGGGGCAAAGGTGGTGCTGGGCGGGAAACGCGCCGAAGGCAAGGGGTATTTTTTCCAGCCGACGCTGTTGGTGGATGTACAGCAGGAGATGGATATTATGCATGAGGAAACCTTCGGTCCGGTATTGCCGGTCACCACCTTCCGCACCCTGTCCGAAGCCATTGCCATGGCCAATGACTGCGAGTTCGGCCTGACCTCGTCCATTTATACCACCGATCTGAACAACGCCATGGTGGCCATGAAAAAACTGAAATTCGGCGAAACCTACATTAACCGCGAGAATTTCGAGGCGATGCAAGGTTTCCATGCCGGATGGCGCAAATCAGGTATCGGCGGCGCCGATGGCCGGCACGGCCTGGAGGAGTATCTGCAAACCCATGTGGTTTACCTGCAATATCAGGCTTAA
- a CDS encoding diguanylate cyclase domain-containing protein yields MDLRRLILILAVMSALVTLANGFFATYQVQRQLLIDDTLEANRNYAAKLADTTNLFFVSLYRQLAYSSATISADFGNSALLQSEAQRLLLQTNSFNSVAVVNAEGVVLATSPESIQIKGRKLTTPGALEALRIRVPNISEPYVSVTGNLLIFISSPVFAEDGTYLGYVGGTIYLKQKSILNEMLGQNFHGAGSYTYVVDNERKIIYHDDAARIGQPMAHGELSTAVQRQGRGSLQEASQSGVNILAGFAAEPLSHWTIITIRTTDNTLLSLQGLMLSVLHRTLPLTLLTLVAAWLFARLISQPLWLLARSANDMDRTGVFDDITRIPSWYFEVAQLKRAMLVGISLLQKKIGTLKTEVQTDPLTGLHNRRGLSLALSAYSSANQGFAVIAFDIDKFKKVNDTYGHDVGDQVLKYMAQLLRACSRSEDVLCRIGGEEFLMLLPATPMGIATDIAERLRANVAAADFPSVGRVYISAGVALWSPETGNPEQALKQADDALYRAKAQGRNQVVVA; encoded by the coding sequence ATGGATTTGCGGCGACTGATACTGATTCTGGCCGTAATGAGCGCGCTGGTCACCTTGGCCAATGGTTTTTTCGCCACTTACCAGGTACAGCGGCAACTGCTGATTGACGATACCCTGGAAGCCAATCGAAACTACGCCGCCAAGCTGGCGGATACGACCAATCTGTTTTTTGTCAGCCTTTACCGTCAATTGGCCTATAGCTCCGCCACGATTTCAGCAGATTTTGGCAACTCCGCCCTGCTGCAATCGGAGGCCCAGCGCCTGCTGCTGCAAACCAACAGTTTTAACTCCGTCGCCGTAGTGAACGCCGAGGGGGTGGTGTTGGCCACCTCCCCCGAATCCATACAAATCAAAGGCCGGAAGCTGACGACTCCCGGCGCTTTAGAGGCGCTGCGGATTCGCGTGCCGAACATCAGCGAACCTTATGTTTCCGTCACGGGCAATTTGCTGATCTTTATTTCTTCGCCCGTTTTCGCCGAGGACGGGACCTACCTGGGATATGTGGGCGGCACCATCTACCTGAAGCAAAAAAGTATTTTGAACGAAATGCTGGGGCAAAATTTTCACGGCGCGGGTTCTTATACTTACGTGGTTGATAACGAACGTAAAATCATTTATCACGATGATGCCGCCCGTATCGGACAGCCGATGGCGCACGGGGAACTCAGTACGGCGGTGCAGCGTCAGGGTCGCGGCAGCCTGCAGGAGGCCAGCCAGTCGGGAGTCAATATCCTGGCGGGTTTTGCCGCGGAGCCGTTGTCGCACTGGACCATCATCACCATCCGGACCACGGACAATACCTTATTGTCCCTGCAGGGCCTGATGCTAAGCGTATTGCACCGAACACTGCCGCTGACCCTGCTGACCCTGGTGGCGGCCTGGCTGTTCGCCCGCCTGATTTCCCAGCCGCTATGGCTGCTGGCCCGCAGTGCAAACGACATGGATCGGACCGGTGTTTTTGATGATATCACCCGCATTCCGTCCTGGTATTTTGAGGTGGCGCAGCTTAAACGCGCCATGCTGGTGGGCATCAGCCTGCTGCAAAAAAAGATCGGTACCCTGAAGACCGAGGTACAAACGGATCCGTTGACCGGGCTGCATAACCGGCGCGGTTTATCGCTAGCGCTGTCTGCCTATTCGTCCGCGAATCAGGGCTTTGCCGTCATTGCTTTTGATATCGACAAGTTTAAAAAAGTGAATGATACCTATGGCCACGATGTCGGGGATCAGGTGCTCAAATATATGGCGCAGCTGCTGCGGGCCTGCTCCCGCAGTGAAGATGTTTTGTGCCGGATCGGCGGAGAAGAGTTTTTGATGCTGCTGCCCGCGACCCCGATGGGTATCGCAACCGATATCGCCGAGCGTCTGCGGGCCAATGTCGCGGCGGCGGATTTCCCCAGCGTAGGGCGCGTTTACATTTCCGCGGGGGTGGCTTTATGGTCGCCTGAGACGGGAAATCCGGAGCAAGCGCTTAAACAGGCCGACGATGCGCTGTACCGGGCAAAAGCGCAAGGCCGCAACCAGGTGGTGGTAGCCTGA
- a CDS encoding YciI family protein, translated as MFIVELTYEEPIEKVEELLEGHIAWLKEFYAAGVFIASGRKVPRNGGIIFTQKYGPFRGHNLLSSDPL; from the coding sequence ATGTTCATCGTCGAGTTGACCTATGAGGAACCGATTGAAAAGGTTGAAGAGCTTCTGGAAGGTCATATAGCCTGGTTGAAAGAGTTTTATGCCGCCGGCGTGTTTATTGCATCCGGCCGGAAAGTCCCTCGCAACGGCGGGATCATTTTCACCCAAAAGTATGGACCGTTTCGAGGTCATAACCTTCTTTCGTCCGATCCCCTTTAA
- a CDS encoding sensor domain-containing diguanylate cyclase: MLISWSSYEVARQSLNNEIEENTLPLTSDNVYSEIQQDLLRPIFVSSLMAHDTFVRDWVLDHEKDPNAMIRYLSEIDRRFDTIFSFFVSDKTDRYYDPKRVLETVSEKARRDQWYFQAKSLPADKSYFIDVRLEPEDHARLDIFVNYKVQDYQGNFIGLTGIGISVEKIKVLIEKYEQRYNRVIYFVDKSGQVVLHGQSFNRAMNIRQQPGIGPLTTSILTVPGGSYQYRDQGRQVLLNTRLLPEFDWYLMVEQRDHPLQRVLYMTLLKNLGIGAAVSVVFLLLLWLTIGGYQRRLEHMATTDKLTGVMNRQAFELRFLLFQRRRGSLLTGTPVALAIIDIDHFKPINDYHGHGIGDRVIQHIAGIIQTSLRRTDSLCRWGGDEFLVLMPDCDSVQALARMTTLSALIEQSPLIFDNKTIPVTVSCGVAEHQGKEGVDALMNRADIALYQAKQRGRNRAEKWED; this comes from the coding sequence TTGCTCATCAGTTGGAGCAGCTATGAGGTGGCGCGGCAGTCGCTGAACAACGAAATCGAAGAGAATACCCTGCCCCTGACCAGTGATAATGTCTATTCAGAGATTCAGCAAGACCTGTTGCGGCCCATCTTTGTCTCATCGCTGATGGCTCATGACACCTTCGTTCGCGACTGGGTGCTGGATCATGAAAAGGATCCTAACGCCATGATCCGCTATCTCAGCGAGATAGATCGCCGCTTCGATACCATCTTTTCATTTTTCGTTTCCGATAAAACCGATCGTTATTATGATCCTAAACGGGTGCTCGAAACGGTGTCTGAAAAGGCGCGCCGGGATCAATGGTATTTCCAGGCCAAAAGCCTGCCCGCCGATAAATCCTATTTTATCGATGTCCGCCTGGAACCGGAAGATCACGCCCGTTTGGATATCTTCGTCAACTATAAGGTCCAGGATTACCAGGGAAACTTTATCGGCCTTACCGGTATCGGCATTTCGGTGGAAAAGATCAAGGTCTTGATTGAAAAATATGAACAGCGCTATAACCGCGTCATTTATTTTGTGGATAAAAGCGGTCAAGTGGTCTTGCACGGACAGTCCTTTAACCGGGCGATGAATATCCGCCAACAGCCCGGAATAGGCCCGTTAACCACCTCGATTCTCACCGTGCCCGGCGGCAGTTACCAATACCGGGACCAGGGCCGGCAGGTGCTGCTCAATACCCGTTTACTGCCGGAGTTCGATTGGTATTTAATGGTGGAACAACGGGATCATCCCTTGCAACGGGTGCTGTATATGACGTTGCTAAAGAATCTGGGCATCGGCGCAGCGGTGAGCGTGGTCTTTTTATTATTATTATGGCTGACCATCGGCGGCTACCAGCGCCGGCTGGAACACATGGCCACTACGGATAAACTCACCGGCGTCATGAACCGCCAGGCGTTTGAATTACGTTTTCTTCTTTTCCAGCGCAGGCGCGGGTCTTTACTGACCGGGACGCCGGTTGCGCTGGCAATCATCGATATTGATCATTTTAAACCCATCAATGATTATCACGGCCATGGCATTGGCGACCGGGTCATTCAGCACATTGCCGGAATCATTCAAACTTCCTTGCGCCGCACCGATAGCCTGTGCCGCTGGGGCGGGGACGAATTTCTGGTATTGATGCCGGACTGCGACAGCGTCCAGGCCCTGGCGCGGATGACAACGCTGTCCGCGTTAATTGAACAATCGCCGCTGATTTTCGATAACAAGACCATACCGGTCACCGTAAGCTGCGGCGTGGCGGAACACCAGGGTAAAGAGGGGGTGGACGCATTGATGAACCGCGCGGATATCGCGTTATATCAAGCCAAGCAGCGCGGACGTAATCGCGCCGAAAAGTGGGAGGATTAG
- a CDS encoding isochorismatase family protein yields MRRSYLDPNTALILIDLQKGILSYPTVHPVADVLRHARELADAFRRHGLPVVLVNVDAGAPGRTEQSRNRSFSADWAELATELNAQPSDHRVTKRTWGAFSHTDLNGYLQQAGVTQVVIAGISTSAGVESTARHAHENGYNVTLAVDAMTDTNADAHINSISRIFPRLGETGASGEIISLLDGSRS; encoded by the coding sequence ATTAGGCGCAGTTATTTAGATCCCAACACCGCGCTCATTCTTATCGATTTGCAAAAGGGCATATTGTCCTACCCCACCGTACATCCGGTGGCGGACGTATTACGACATGCCCGGGAATTGGCTGACGCTTTTCGCCGGCACGGCTTGCCGGTAGTGCTGGTGAACGTGGACGCCGGCGCGCCGGGCCGGACGGAGCAGAGCCGTAACCGGTCATTTTCCGCTGATTGGGCCGAGCTGGCGACGGAGCTTAATGCGCAGCCTTCCGATCACCGGGTCACCAAGCGGACCTGGGGCGCCTTTAGCCATACCGATCTTAACGGCTATCTGCAACAGGCGGGCGTCACGCAGGTGGTGATTGCCGGCATCTCCACCAGCGCCGGCGTTGAATCCACCGCGCGCCATGCGCATGAAAACGGTTATAACGTTACCCTTGCCGTTGATGCCATGACCGATACCAATGCCGATGCCCATATCAACAGCATCAGCCGGATTTTTCCGCGGCTGGGTGAAACCGGCGCCAGCGGGGAGATTATCTCGCTTCTTGACGGCTCCCGCTCTTGA
- a CDS encoding MFS transporter, with the protein MNGMFRSLAIYNYRLWAGGAIVSNIGTWMQRTAQDWLVLTQLTRHNATALGVVIALQFAPQMLLLPLTGFAADHFDRRKLLMVTQAALGILALGLGVLTVTGWVQLWHVYVFAFLLGAAAAFDTPARQTFVSDLVGEADLSNAVALNSTSFNAARMIGPAVAGGLIAIIGTGWVFLLNAASFIAVLGALLLLRTGELHASLRAPRSRGGLAEGFRYIWQRPDLRMGMLMFFLIGTFGLNFPIFISTMSVTIFHAGANQYGFLTSTMAIGSIAGALLAARREKPNIALLCVGAAIFGSGLALAAVMPDYLLFSVMLVIIGMSAQTFTTTASSLVQLSTEPAMRGRVMAILLAIALGGTPIGSPVVGWVADRFGPRWALGIGALAGVGAAIIGVYFLARYRHLRIGRVDGRIRCSFDDSEFTVVQRVRPNPDADLPSGRG; encoded by the coding sequence ATGAATGGCATGTTCCGTTCCCTGGCGATTTATAATTACCGGCTGTGGGCCGGCGGTGCGATCGTCTCCAATATCGGTACCTGGATGCAGCGTACCGCCCAGGACTGGCTGGTGCTGACCCAGTTGACCCGCCATAACGCCACCGCTCTGGGGGTGGTGATCGCGCTGCAGTTCGCGCCCCAGATGCTCCTGCTGCCGTTAACCGGCTTTGCCGCCGATCACTTCGACCGGCGAAAACTGCTGATGGTGACGCAGGCGGCCTTGGGGATTCTGGCCTTGGGATTAGGCGTCCTTACCGTCACCGGCTGGGTACAGCTGTGGCACGTTTACGTTTTCGCCTTTTTGCTCGGCGCCGCCGCGGCGTTTGATACGCCCGCGCGCCAGACCTTTGTGTCGGATTTGGTGGGAGAGGCCGATCTGTCCAATGCGGTGGCGCTTAATTCCACCTCTTTTAACGCCGCGCGCATGATAGGACCAGCGGTGGCCGGGGGATTGATTGCCATTATCGGCACCGGGTGGGTATTTCTGCTGAACGCGGCGTCGTTTATCGCCGTGCTCGGCGCGCTGCTGCTCTTGCGCACCGGCGAACTGCATGCAAGCCTGCGGGCTCCCCGCAGCCGCGGCGGCCTTGCCGAAGGGTTTCGTTATATCTGGCAGCGGCCGGATTTGCGCATGGGGATGCTGATGTTTTTTTTAATCGGCACCTTCGGCCTGAATTTTCCGATCTTTATTTCCACCATGTCAGTAACCATTTTTCACGCCGGCGCCAATCAGTACGGATTCTTGACCTCCACCATGGCCATCGGCTCAATCGCCGGCGCACTGCTGGCGGCCCGACGGGAAAAACCCAATATCGCCTTGCTATGCGTGGGTGCCGCCATTTTCGGCAGCGGCCTGGCGTTGGCCGCCGTGATGCCCGATTACCTGCTGTTCAGCGTCATGCTGGTGATTATCGGCATGTCCGCCCAGACATTCACCACCACCGCCAGCAGCCTGGTGCAATTATCCACCGAGCCGGCCATGCGCGGTCGGGTAATGGCCATTCTGCTCGCCATCGCGCTGGGGGGCACTCCCATCGGTTCACCGGTGGTGGGGTGGGTGGCGGACAGGTTCGGACCCCGTTGGGCCTTGGGCATCGGCGCCCTCGCGGGTGTGGGCGCGGCCATAATCGGCGTCTATTTTCTTGCCCGCTATCGTCATCTGCGGATAGGCAGAGTGGACGGGCGGATTCGCTGTAGCTTTGATGACAGTGAATTCACGGTGGTGCAGAGGGTACGCCCCAACCCCGATGCCGATTTGCCGTCCGGACGGGGTTAA
- a CDS encoding TetR/AcrR family transcriptional regulator — translation MAKKAQVTAVAKKTSMYDNIKEVAKNRLIAYGYHGTTFGAIAESLDITTTNIHYHFGSKSKLVEEVVKDYVANASVQHQAIWLDETTSLAEKVQNVVKYNYKLYKNSIAVKIPKTPGA, via the coding sequence ATGGCGAAAAAAGCACAGGTTACCGCGGTAGCCAAAAAAACATCCATGTATGACAACATTAAGGAAGTGGCCAAAAATCGACTTATCGCTTACGGCTACCATGGAACAACATTCGGCGCCATCGCGGAATCCCTGGATATCACCACGACTAATATTCATTACCATTTCGGCAGTAAAAGCAAGCTGGTGGAAGAGGTGGTAAAGGATTACGTGGCCAATGCCTCTGTGCAGCACCAAGCCATCTGGCTGGACGAAACCACCTCTCTGGCGGAAAAAGTGCAGAATGTGGTGAAATACAACTATAAGCTCTACAAAAATTCAATCGCGGTAAAAATTCCAAAAACCCCTGGAGCCTGA